The nucleotide sequence GGAATCCTAAGCCGGCATTGGCGCCCAGCAGGCTGTTTTCACCAATAGAAATCACCACTTTGCCGCCACCGCTCAGGGTACCCATGATCGAAGCGCCGCCGCCAATATCAGAGCCGTTTCCGACCACAACACCAGCCGAGATGCGACCTTCAACCATGCTGACACCCGTGGTGCCGGCGTTGAAGTTGATGAAACCTTCGTGCATCACTGTGGTGCCTTCACCGACGTGAGCACCGAGGCGAACACGGGAAGTATCGGCAATCCGCACGCCAGCCGGCACAATGTAGTCGACCATTTTCGGGAATTTATCAACACAGTCTACAGTCAGCACTTCGCCCTTCAGGCGAGCTTCAATCTGGCGCTCCGCCAGTTCAGGCAGATCGATCGGGCCTTGATTAGTCCACGCAATGTTGTGCAGCAGGCCGAAAATGCCGTCCAGAACCAGACCATGTGGCTGGACCAGACGGTGAGAGATCAGCTGAAGCTTCAGGAAACCCTCTGCCACAGAAGCTGGCGCTTGGTCGGCAGCCAAAATGACCAGCACCAGCGGTTGGCTGGATTGTGCTGCTTTTTCAGCAAAACCAGCGCTGGCTTGCTCGCCATTTGCTGCGAAAGCGCCGGCCAGTTCAGCCGCCTGAGCTGGGGTAATCTCAATCGCTTGATTACCTTCCTGATAATCAACAACTTTTGCGATGGTATCAACCAGAGCCTGAGCCGGATTGAGCAGCGGGGTCGGGAAGAAAGCTTCGATGATTTTACCGTCGCGGTTTTTGGTCGCGGTACCCAGGGCTAGAGAAAATGTCGCCATGATGAAATGGTCTCCATGTCAAAAGGGATAACGACTGCGCTCTGCAACAGTCAGTTTGATGATTCAAAAATTCTGATATGCCCATCATAAAGAGACTGAGCGGGATATTGAAGGGGAAATCAGCCATTCGCATGAAATTGACTGAGAAATGGTGAAAATAGCACTTTATCCTTATAGATAGTCAGTCTTTTTGCATAAAAACAGAGTGCAAAAAAACCTCCCGCAGGAGGTTTCTTCAAGGCGGGTCAGCCGGAATGCTGTCAGGCGGCTTCGCTGTCAGTAGCTTCCTGAACCGCTTCAGGTTTGGCGGGTTTTTTCTTGGCGGTTGGTTTGGCTTTTTTGGCGCCCAGCGCAACCAGCACTTTTTCACGTTCCTGAGCCAGGAACAGCGCTAATTCTTCCTGTTTGGCTTCGTCTTCAAGCAGTTTGCTTTCACTCAGAACAGCAAACAGCTCGTCAGCCATATCCAACATTTTATCGTAGGCATCAGCTTCAGATTTAGAGGTAAAAGTCATCTTCTCTTCTCCGTTGCGCTCTACTACATATTTGACGATAACAGCCATGGTCACCCTCTCCAGATATTGATTAACTGGTTTTTTATACAGTAGGATAGGGGCAGAGTCCAGTGCTGAGTTCTGACAGAAGGTGTTCTTGTGAGCCTGAGAGAAAAATTTGAACAAATTTATACCCGTGCTGCTGATCGCAAAGGAGGCGAGGCGGCGTTGGAAAGTTTGCTGTCGACCCCGCTGAGTGCAGAGGTGTTGGCCACCATTGGCGATGATCGCTGGCTGGCCGCCTTTACGCAGAAAGTGTTCCAGTCAGGGATGAGCTGGAAAGTGGTCAGGAGTAAGTGGGACGGTTTTGAGTCGGTCTTTTTTGGCTTTGATATTGAAAAGTTATTGCTGGTGCCGAACGAAATGTGGGAGCGAAAAGCCACAGATCCGGCCATTATCCGTCATCTTGGCAAAGTGATGACGATTCCGGACAATGCGTACATGATCCACAGCGCCGCGAAAACGCACGGCTCGTTTGCCGCGATGGTTGCCGCGTGGCCATCGGAAGACATCATTGGCTTATGGCGCTATCTGAAAAGCAAAGGGAAACGTTTGGGCGGCAATACCGGCCCCTATACGTTACGGGTGATGGGTAAAGATACTTTTATCCTCAGCCAGGATGTTGAAGCCTACCTGCGCAGTACCGGAATCATTGATGGCGGCCGGGACACCCAGCGCTCTCTGGCGGGGGCACAGGCCGCGTTTAACGACTGGCAACAGGAGTCGGGCCGGCCTTTATGTCAGATCAGTCAGATCATTGCTTTCAGCGGTGGCGATAACCGGATCTGACCCCGCTTGCCATTGCTGGCAGAAGGCAATAAATGCGGATAACAGCGGGCTGGTGTATTTATCTTTGTGGTACACCAGCCAGTATTGTCTTTGCTTGCTCAGCGTGATGGGTAATTCTGCCACCCTTTTTTCCTGTACTGCATGATAAACAGCACGCCGGGATAAGCAGGTCAGGCCCAGGCCGGCGGCGACACTGTTGATGATGGCTTCAGTGGTGTTGAGCTCGAAAGCCAGTTGCCAGTCATTGATATCGGGTGCGAGATGGTGCAGGAAATAATCCCGGGTGCCGGATCCGGCTTCCCTGAGTACCCATTCCGAGTGTTCCAGATCTGACAGAGACAGGCTGTTTTGTTTCAGCAATGGATGCAGAGGATGGCAGATAATCACCATTTCATCCTGAAGCCAGGGCTGGCTGATCAAGTGTTTTTCTGTGACCCGGCCTTCGACCAGGCCGATATCCAGCTCAAAATCACCTAACTTTTTCACGATTGCCGCGGTATTGCCGATCAGCAGGGACTGGTCGGTATGGGCTGTCTGCATCCTGAAATCCCGCAGCAGAAAAGGCGTGAGCTGATTGCCCACAGTATCGCTGGAGCCTATGGCCAAGCTGCCGGACAAGGCACCGGTTTGGCTGAATAGCTGCTCCATGCTCTGGGTGCGCTGGAGCAGTTCATCGGCCAAAGGTAGCAGGCGCTTGCCTTCGCTGTTCAGGGTCAGCCGGTTGTGATGGCGATCAAACAGGGGCTGGCTGAGTTGTTTTTCCAGCTCGGCCAGCGCCATGCTGACAGCCGGTTTGGTCAGAAACAGGCGTTCCGCGGCAGCCGTGATGGTTTTCTCCTGTGCCACGGCCACAAAGACTCTCAGTTGTTTCAGCGCAATGTTCATCGTGACTCTTATTAGGTTAAGTTGAATTGAACTCTTAGTTAAATTTATTCAATTATTCTAAACCATGTGAGCAAAGTACACTGTCTCCATCGACAAAAAGAACAAAAAAACGTATCGGATGTGATGGAGAGCTAATCATGAATCAAGTCTTGAAAGAGCGATTTGCCTTGATGCCGACACCTATGGCCGGATTGGCACTGGCGATTGCCAGCCTGGGCTGGTGCTGGGAAAACGCGGTGCCATTGCACGGTCTGGCGCAAAGCGGCAGTGCCGCGATTGCGGCTGTGATGTTACTGGGATTAGCGGTGAAGTTTGTCTTCCATCCTCAGTTACTCTGGCAGGATTTGAAGCATCCTGTGGTCGGCAGTGTCGTGCCGACTTTTTCGATGGCACTCATGGTGCTTTCCTCTGCGCTGGCGCGATACCTGCCGCATGCCGGGTGGGTACTATGGCTGGTCGCCGTGGTTTTGCATCTGGTGTTTTTAGCCTGCTTCGTTTTTCATCGTTTGAGCCGGTTTGAGTTGCACCATATGGTGCCCAGCTGGTTTGTGCCGCCTGTGGGGATCATCGTGGCTGATGTCACTTTTCCGGGGGGCGCCCTGGCACCCTTGGCGCAGGCCTTGATGGTGTTTGGCCTGAGTGCTTACGCCCTGATGTTGCCTGTGATGCTATATCGCCTGATTTTCTGTCATGAAGTGCCGGATGCCGCCAAGCCGACCATCGCGATTCTGGCGGCCCCGGCCAGCTTGTCACTGGCAGGTTATCTGACAGTAACGGCGCAGCCTTCCGTGCTGATCGTAGCTTTGCTGGCGAGTATCGGGTTGCTGATGACTCTGGTGATTTACCTGGCCTTCTTCAGACTGTTGCGGTTACCCTTCAGTCCGGCTTATGCCGCGTTTACGTTTCCTGTGGTGATCGGGGCGACCGCTTTGTACAAAACGGCCCATTGGATGAGCACTCAGCCCCTGCTGGCCGACTACGCGCACCAGGTTCAGGGGCTGGCTCTGGCTGAATTACTGGTCGCTACTGTGGTGGTCAGTTATGTCATCGTGCGCTATCTGGCTCATTATTGCGCCGCTGAGATTAGCTACCGCAGAGCGACGATGTAACGCGTTGAAGCCAAAGGACGGCGGTCATCGCAGGCACTGCTGTTTACACCCTGCGTGCCTTGATAGACAATCATGGCATGATTCTCTGCCTGCGAGCCTGATGCGTGTTTACTGTTTACCATTCCAACCAACTGGACCTGCTGAAGTCTTTACTGGTTGAGCTGATCCGCCGGGATCCGCTTTCAGACCCCTTTCTCCCTGAGCAGATTCTGGTGCAGAGTCCGGGCATGTCGCAATGGCTCAAACTCGAACTGGCACAGTCGCTGGGCGTGGCCGCAAATATTACTTTTCCCTTGCCGGCGACCTTCATCTGGGACATGTTCACCAAAGTACTGCAGGATGTGCCGGCACGCAGTGCCTTCAATAAAGATGCCATGACCTGGTCGCTGATGCAGGTGCTGCCCGGGTTGCTGGATCAGCCGGAATTTGCACCACTGGCGCGTTACCTGGAAGAGGATGCCTATCAGCAGCGTCGATTTCAGCTGGCCGGAAAAATTGCCGACATCTTTGACCAGTATCTGGTGTACCGGCCGGAGTGGATACAGGCATGGGAAGCGGGGCGCATTGACCCTGAACTGGCGGGCGATCACCCCTGGCAGCCGGTGTTATGGCAGGCGCTGTATGACCACATTCTGGCGCAGGGGCAATCGCCCTATCACCGCGCTAATTTGTATCAACAGTTTATTGAAACACTGACGCAGTACGCCCAGTCCGGGACGGAGCTGCCGGAGGGATTACCCAAACGTCTGTTTGTCTTTGGTATTTCAGCGCTGCCGCCACGCTATATGGACGCCCTGGCAGCCTTGGGGCAGCACATCGATGTGCATCTGATGTTTACCAATCCTTGCCGCCACTACTGGGGCGATGTCAGAGATCGCAAATATCTGGCCCGGCTGGCAGCGCAGCAGCGTCAGCAGGTGATCTGGCGGGATGAACACAGCGAGCAGGCCGGTGCCGTGGGCATACTCAAAGGCTCGCTGGAAGATAACCTGATTGACGAGTCCCATCAGGATGCCGCGGTTGGCAATACATTGTTAGCGTCACTGGGGAAGCTGGGGCGGGACAACCTGTATCTGCTGTCGGAATTACAGGCGTTTGAAGTTGATGCTTTTGTTGAGATTCAGCCCGACAGTCTGCTGCACTGCATTCAGTCGGATATCCTGAATCTGGAAGACAAAGTGAATGACCAGCTGCTGGCCGACAGTCAGCACAAACAGCCGGTTGAGGCGCAAGATCGCTCTTTGTCGGTGCACGTCTGCCATTCCCCGATGCGGGAAGTGGAGGTTCTCTATGATAATTTGCTGGCCATGCTGGATGCGGACCCCGATCTGTCGCCACGCGATATCGTGGTCATGGTCGCAGATATCAATGCCTACAGTCCTTACATTCAGGCGGTTTTCGGCAATGCGCCGACGGAGCGCTACCTGCCATTTTCCATATCTGACCGCAGCGCCGATCAGGAAAACCCTGTGCTGCTGGCCTGCCTGCGCTTGCTGGATTTACCCAATAGCCGTTGCCATGCCTCTGAGCTGACGGAGTTGCTGGAAGTGCCGGCTATCATGAAGCGGTTTAATCTTGACAGCGATCGCTTCATTCAGGTGAAGGGCTGGATTGAGGAAGCCGGCATTCGCTGGGGACTGGATGCCGGCACAGCGCGCGAATTTTCACTGCCGGTGCAGCAGCAAAATACCTGGCTGTTCGGGTTGCAGCGCATGTTGCTTGGTTATGCGATGCCTGCGCAGGCGGGGCTGTATCAGGGGATACTGGCCTATGATGAAGTGCAGGGCATGGATGCCGAGCTGGCCGGTCAGCTCAGTGTCTTTGTCGAGCAGTTAATCCATTACCGCCGGGTACTCAATCAGCCGCATTCGGCGCGTGAGTGGTTCAGTGTGCTGAACCAGTTGCTGGATGATTTTTTCAGCGTGGATACCGAGGGTGAACTGGTATTGCGTCTGATCCGCGACAAGTTGCAGCAACTGGAGCAGCAACTGGATGATGCCGGTTATCAGCAAGCGCTGACGCCTGCGGTCATGCGCGATTACCTTAATGACAAGCTGAGCGGCGAGCGTGTGAGTCAGCGCTTTCTGGCCGGTCAGATCAACTTCTGTACCCTGATGCCGATGCGTTCGATCCCATTCAAAGTAGTCTGTCTGTTGGGGATGAATGATGGGGTCTATCCGCGCACCATTGCCCCTGAAGGCTTTGATCTGATGGTGGGCCGCCAGCGTGCCGGTGACCGTTCTCGCCGTGACGATGACAGATATCTGTTTCTCGAAGCCCTCTTGTCTGCCCAGCAGCAGTTGTACATCAGTTATGTCGGGCGCTCGATTCAGGATAACAGTGAAAAAATGCCGTCCGTTCTGCTCAGTGAGTTACTGGATTACTGCCAGCAGGGATTTTGTCTGCAAGGGGACAGCGCGCTGGCTCCGGAGGATTCAGCGGAGCGTCTGATCCGCTGGTTAACTCACCACCATCCACTGACGCCATTCAGCCCGCTAGCCTTTCTGGGAAGCTCGCCCAGTTATGCGGCAGAATGGCTGCCCGCGGCACGACGAATCACTGTGGATAAGGTGGATTTCCTGTCGCAATCGCTGTCCCCGTTTGTTCTGACGGATCTGGCGGAGTCATCCGCTTCACTGCCTGTGATTGAAATGACAGAGTTGCAGCGCTTCTGGCGCCTGCCGGTACAGTACTTTTTTAACCGGCGTCTCAAGGTCTATTTTGACGCCGCCGCAGGGGCGATGGTGGATGAAGAACCCTTTGCACTTGATGGCCTGCAGAGTTATCAACTGCGGGCAGATTTACTGACGACTCTGCTTGAAGCGCAGACCCGGCCCGACGCTATGCACCGTTTTCAGGCGATGCAGCAGGCGGCCGGCACCTTGCCGATCGCAGCATTTGGTGAGCTGACTCTGGCGCAGGAAAAACAGCAGCTCGCCCCACTGGCCGAAAGGCTCGCCGCTTTGCTTGCCTCGCCGCTCGAGGATCCTGAAATTGATCTGCTGATGACGATCCCTTCAGGTCAGTGCCGATTGCAGGGGTGGATCCGCCATTACACCGCATCCGGGGTGATTCACTTCAGGCCCGGCAAAGTGCGGACGCAAGACCTGATTCATGCCTGGCTGGAGCATCTGGCGATGTCGGTACAGGGGATAACCGCCGACACCCATGTGCTGGGCATTGATAAGCATGTCCGCCTCCGGCCGGTAGAAAAAGAGTATGCCGCGGAGCAACTGAGTATGCTGACAGAAGGCTATCTGGCCGGGCAGTCATCCCCATTACCTTATTTCCCGCGCACAGCGCAGGCCGGCCTGGAGGCGCTACGGGACAAAAGCGGCAACTGGCTGACGGATGAAGAGAGTCTGGAAAAAGCCTTGACCAAAATGGCCGGGGTGTTTAACGACAGTTATCTGTTCAGCGGTGAAGGCAGCAATGCTTACATTGCCCGGGTCTGGCCAAACTGGCAGGACGATCTTGCCATTGAGGCCATGGATTGGGCACGGCGGGTGTTACAGCCTGTGTTGATGCATCTTGAAGAGATCGAGTAGAGAAGGGTGCGAGGTGGCCGCCGGCAAAATCGTTATCAGGTGTAGGGTGTTCACCGGTCGGCCACAAGGTCCAGAGGTAGACCAAATTTCTTGGCAGCGATACTACCGAAAGCCTGGCACCGAAAATGTGAAACGTATCCCATAGTGATAGATGAATCAGAATAAAATATGCTGGCTGAGCACCAATCAGTCAGAGATCACACAGTGCTTTGAAACCAGCGGCAGCTTTCCATCATTTATGCTGCCTGAAACTTAAATTATTGTCGCTGCGGCTGATGCACTGCGTGTTTGAGCCACAGCGAGCCTGACCACAGGAACCGGTTAACGATCATGACTTTGACCCCATCAGCAGAACTTGCTGCCATTACGCCACAAACACTGGAACCTATGGTGTTTCCGCTGCACGGCACGCGACTGATAGAAGCATCGGCAGGGACAGGGAAAACTTTTACCATCGCGACCTTGTACCTGCGTTTGCTGCTGGGACACGGTGATGCCAAGACGGCGTACCCGCAGCCACTGACGGTGGATAAGATACTGGTGGTAACCTTTACCGAAGCGGCAACGGCCGAGCTGCGCGACCGGATCCGCCGCCGCATTCATGATGCCAGGATCGCCTTCAGTCGCGGTATGAGCGAGGATCCTGTGTTGGCGGCCCTGCTACGAGATCTGCCGGATCATGCCCGATCGGCCGCCTTGCTGTTGCAGGCGGAACGGCAGATCGATGAAGCGGCGATCTTCACCATTCATGGCTTTTGCCAGCGTATGCTGACGCAAAACGCTTTCGAGTCAGGCAGCCTGTTTTCCAATGAATTCATCACCGAAGAAAGCCAGCTGCGGGCGCAGGTGGCGGCGGATTATTGGCGCCGGTATTTTTACCCGCTGCCCCGCGAGTTGGCGAATGAAATCCGTCGTTGCTGGCCGGCACCGGCAGCGCTGCTCAAAGACATCAATGCGTTTTTATCCGGCGCCCCGGTCACGCTGATGGCCCCGCCGCTGTCGGGCGATCTGACGCAGCTGCATCAGCACAATCTGCAGCGGATTGAGGCGGTCAAGCAGGGCTGGCGTGAGCATGCGGCAGATTTTCTGGCGCTGATCAGTAACTCAGGGGTGAATAAACGCAGCTATACCAAAACCAGTCTGCCCAAAGCCCTCGATGAAGTCGGACTGTGGTCCACCCAGCCAACGCTGGATTACAGCTTGCCCAAGGCGCTGGAAAAATTTGATCAGACGGTGCTGGAGGAGAAAACCGCCAAGGGCGCCGTGCCGTGGCATCCGGTGTTTGCTGCCATTCATGACTTGCTGGCCGCCAGACCCAGCGTCAGAGAGCCGGTTCTGGCCCATGCTATTCAGGCCTGCCGTGAACTGCTGGCCGAGGCCAAGTTACGTAAAGGCTGGCTGTCGTTTGATGATCTGCTGACCCAGTTGGCGGCGGCGTTACTGACAGATAAAGACATGGGTGAAGGCGCACTGGCTGCCCGGATCCGTCATTTGTATCCCGTTGCCATGATCGATGAGTTTCAGGATACCGATCCGCTTCAGTATCAGATCTTCAGCACGGTTTATATGCCCGACGAACAGGCCGGACCCGATGATATCGCTAAGGTATCGGGATTGTTCATGATCGGCGATCCCAAACAGGCGATTTATGCTTTTCGCGGTGCGGATATTTTTACTTACATCCGGGCAAGGCGACAGGTCAGCGCCCACTATACGCTGGGCACTAACTGGCGTTCGACTGCCAGCATGGTGGCAGCGGCGAACCGGGTGTTTGAACTGCCCGACAGCCCGTTTATTTATGACAGCGATATCCAGTTTTTGCCCGTTCAGCCCAGCCCGAATGCCCAGAGTAAGCACTGGCAACTCAACGGTGAACGTCAGCCGGCGTTGTGTTTCTGGCAGATGGACGCTGAGGCCCCGGTCAGTAAAGGGGAGTATCAACAGGCGATGGCGGAAGCGACGGCCGCACAGATTCAAGCCATTCTGACCCAGGCTCATGATCACCAGGCGTTATTGGTGAAAGGCAGCGAGCAGCGGCCGGTGTCAGCCGGCGATATCGCTGTGCTGGTGCGCACCGGATCAGAGGCGGCGCTGGTGCGTCAGGCGATGGCAGCTCAGGGCATACCCAGTGTGTACCTGTCTAACCGTGACAGTGTTTTTGCCAGTCAGGAAGCGGCAGATTTGCTGCGCTTGCTGGTGGCCGTGCTGCATCCTGAACAGGACACCAGCTTGCGGGCCGCCCTGGCCACTCCTTTGTTTGCGCTCAGCGCTTTTCAGCTCGACAGGCTGAATAACGAGGAAGACGAGTGGGAGCGCTGGATTGCGGAGTTTCGTGACTATCGCAGTCTGTGGCTGCGCCGCGGTGTGCTCCCTATGATCCGCCATGTGTTAACACGCCGCCAGATTGCCGAACGTCTGCTGGGTGAAAACGGCGGCGAGCGCAGGCTGACGGATTTACTGCATCTGGGCGAGTTGCTGCAGCAGGCCAGCCAGACGCTGGACAGTGATCAGGCCTTGATCCGCTGGCTGGCTGAACACATGGCGTCGCCAAACGGTAACAGCGACGAACAGCAACTGCGGCTGGAATCTGACAGCAACCTGGTGCAAATCGTTACTATCCACAAATCCAAAGGCCTGGAATACGAGCTGGTATTTCTGCCGTTTGTCTGCAGCTACCGCAGCACGGAAACCGCCTTGTTTCATGATCCCCAGTCTCAGCAGGCGGTGCTGGATGTCAGGGGGGAGGAGCGCAGTCTGGCGCTGGCCGAACAAGAGCGACTGGCGGAGGACCTGCGTCTGATTTATGTAGCGCTGACCCGGGCCGTGTATGGCTGTTATGTCGGTATGGCACCGCTGCGCAATGGCCGAAGCACCAAGGAACCGACCGGGCTGCATCTGTCTGCAATGGGCTATCTGATTCAGAATGGCAAAGAAGGCGGGCTGGCCGAACTGGCTGAGGCGCTCAATACGCTGGCGCAAAGTGAAGATATCTGTGTGGAAGTACCGCCCTCGCTGCCTGCATCGCCCTGGCAACCGGTGTTGACCGAGCAGCCAGTGCCGCAAGCGGCCCGCTTTTTACATCCCGTTGAACACAACTGGTGGATCACCAGCTATTCCGCTCTGGTGAAACAGGGCCACTCGGCGTTGGACGCCACCAGTGAATTGCCCGGTTTTGATACCGATTCATCGCAAGACAGCCTGCTGGATGATCCGGAGCAAGGCATGGCCCTTGCTGAACCGGAGCGCTCGGTGTTCACCTTTCCGAAAGGGGCCCGGCCGGGCACCTTCCTGCACAGTCTGTTCGAGAATATTGAATTCACTGATGCGGTCGACAGCGCAGCCACCACCCAGGTCATCACAGATTTACTGCGGCAGGAAAATTACGACCCCGAATGGCTGCCGGTACTGCAGCAATTGCTGACCCAGGTACTGAACTGTGCCCTGGATGGTCAGGATTTGCGTCTTGGCGCGCTTCAGCCGTCGCAGCGTCTGGTCGAGATGGAATTCATGCTGCCGATCCACCTGCTGTCATCGGCCCTGCTGAACAAAACGCTGGCCCGGCATGATACCTTGTCGGCCAAAGCGGGGGAACTGGGGTTCTCCACGGTCAGCGGGATGCTGAAAGGGTTTATCGATCTGGTGTTTGAGTATCAGGGGAAATATTACGTGCTGGACTGGAAATCGAACTGGCTGGGCGACACCCATGAGGCGTACCGGGGTGAGGCATTGAATACGGCGATGCGCGAACACCGTTATGATCTGCAATATCAGCTCTATGCCCTGGCGTTACACCGATTTTTGAAAAGCAGAAAAGCCGATTACGATTATCAGCAGCATTTTGGCGGTGTGTATTACCTGTTTTTACGGGGCGTACGGGCCGAAGATCACAGTGGTATTTTTCATGCCCGGCCAAGCCACGCACTGCTGAACGAACTGGAACAGTTGATTGACGGCCAGATCAGCCAGGGAGAGCCTGCCTGATGACGATGTTAGACCACGCAAGAGATACCGGGCCTGCTGCTGTCATCGCTCAGCTTGATCGACTGACCCGTCAGGGCATATTACGGCCGCTGGATAGCCAGTTTGCCAAGTTCATTTGCCAGTCGGTTAACGGACAGGATGATGAAGCCTCGCAACAGGTGCTGGCTGTGGCGGCTGCCTGGCTCAGTCAAGAGCTGGGGCGCGGCCATGTTTGCCTGCCGTTGGCGATGGTGAGCAGCGCGCCACTGGGGCTACCAAGAGAAATGGCAGAATCGCTGCTGGCGGCATTGCCGGCCGTCTGGCGCTTGCCCGCCAGCTGGCCAGCGGTACTGAGCCAGTCTGCTGCGGTGTCTGATGGCTCTCAGCCCACGCCTTTGGTGTTGATTGACAACCGGTTGTATCTGCATCGTTACTGGCAATATGAACAGACTGTTGCGCAGCGGTTGCTGGCATCCGCCGGGCAGGGAACTGTCCGGGGAGCGCGGCAGGCCAGCATGCTGAACATCCTGTTTTCACGCAATTATCACGCTGTGTATGACGCCCTGGCAGACTTGCGGCAAAGCGGCAATGACAGTGCGGAGCAGCGCCGGATGATGGTGTGCGATCAACTGGATGTGGTCGCCGCGGAAACCCTGAACTGGGAGGCGATCGACCGCGTGTTGTGTCAGGCGCAGCGCTTTTCCGATTTGGCGCCGCTGGATCAGCTGATCCCAGATGCCGCTTGTCTGAACTGGCAGAAAGTGGCGGCCGCGACTGCCCTCAGCCGGCAGTTTGCCGTGATCTCCGGCGGACCGGGGACCGGGAAAACCACCACAGTGGCCAAATTGCTGGCGGCACTGGTGATGCAGGAGCAGCCCGATACCGAAACACTGGATTTAACCTGTGTGCCCCATATTGTTCTGGTGGCGCCGACCGGAAAGGCGGCCGCACGCCTGACCGAGTCGATCGGCAAGGCGGTTCAGTCTTTGCCTGTGCCGCCGGCGGTTCAGTCAGCGATTCCGACCCAGGCCAGCACCCTGCACCGTTTGCTGGGTGCCATTCCGGGCCGGGCCGCTTTCCGCCATCATGCTGCGAATCCGCTGCATGCCGATGTGCTGGTGGTGGATGAAGCCTCTATGGTCGATTTGCCGATGATGGCCCGCCTGCTGGAAGCTCTGCCTGTTCATTGCAAGCTGATTCTGCTGGGCGACAAAGACCAGCTGGCTTCGGTGGAGGCGGGCGCTGTGCTGGGTGATATCTGCGCGTTTTCCAGTCAGGGTTACAGTGCCGGGCAAGCCAGGCAGCTCAGTGAGATGACGGGCTTTGTGCTGCCGGCCGGGCCATCAGGCGGGCAAAGTCCGGTCGCTGATTGTCTGTGTGTTCTGCAAAAAAGCTACCGTTTTCATGCCTTGTCAGGCATCGGGCAATTGGCGAAAGCCATCAACAGCGGCCAGCCCGACAGACTGGCCACTGTGTGGCAACAGAATTTTGCCGATATTCATCAGTACCCGCTCAGTGCCGAGCATTACCAGCGTCTGATCAAACAGATGGCCGTTTTCTATCGCCGCTATCTTGAGGCGATTGCTGAGGGGAAAGCCCCCGGTGAGGTCTTGCTGGCGTTTGCCAGCGTCAGGCTGCTGTGCGCACTCAGGGAAGGGGATTTCGGCGTGAAAGGACTCAATGTCCGTATTGAACGGCAACTGGCTAAAGAGGGGTTGATCGCCCCCGGCGAGGAAACCTGGTATGTCGGGCGGCCGGTGATGATCACCCGCAACGATCATGGTCTGGGGTTATACAACGGGGATATTGGGATTGCGATGCCAGACCCTGATGGCCGGACCGACAGCAAAGGCCGCCTGGCACTTCGCGTGTATTTCGACATGCCGGACGGCAGCATTCGCAGCTTCCTGCCCAGCCGCCTGCCGGAGCATGAGCTGGTGTATGCGATGACAATTCATAAGTCACAAGGCTCGGAATTTGCTGATACCCTGATGATACTGCCGCCGGATTTCAGCCCGATCTTGACCCGTGAGCTGGTGTATACCGGCGTGACCCGGGCGAAGGAAAGGCTGTATCTGTACGCTCAGCCGGAGGTGCTGCAGCGCAGTATTCAGCGCTGTATTGAGCGAGCCAGCGGGTTGGAAGCCTGCCTGAGCGAATGACAGCTTGGGCGAATAACAGCTGATCCGCCAGTCAGTGACTGGCGGTCGCGGTTTACAATGCCAGGGTGAGGATTTTTGAGCGCCGTTGCA is from Photobacterium sp. TLY01 and encodes:
- the dapD gene encoding 2,3,4,5-tetrahydropyridine-2,6-dicarboxylate N-succinyltransferase, producing MATFSLALGTATKNRDGKIIEAFFPTPLLNPAQALVDTIAKVVDYQEGNQAIEITPAQAAELAGAFAANGEQASAGFAEKAAQSSQPLVLVILAADQAPASVAEGFLKLQLISHRLVQPHGLVLDGIFGLLHNIAWTNQGPIDLPELAERQIEARLKGEVLTVDCVDKFPKMVDYIVPAGVRIADTSRVRLGAHVGEGTTVMHEGFINFNAGTTGVSMVEGRISAGVVVGNGSDIGGGASIMGTLSGGGKVVISIGENSLLGANAGLGFPLGDRCTLESGLYVTAGTKVTMLDADGNVVDTVKARDLAGKSDLLFRRNSVTGTIECLTNKTAVELNSELHSNN
- a CDS encoding LysR substrate-binding domain-containing protein, which codes for MNIALKQLRVFVAVAQEKTITAAAERLFLTKPAVSMALAELEKQLSQPLFDRHHNRLTLNSEGKRLLPLADELLQRTQSMEQLFSQTGALSGSLAIGSSDTVGNQLTPFLLRDFRMQTAHTDQSLLIGNTAAIVKKLGDFELDIGLVEGRVTEKHLISQPWLQDEMVIICHPLHPLLKQNSLSLSDLEHSEWVLREAGSGTRDYFLHHLAPDINDWQLAFELNTTEAIINSVAAGLGLTCLSRRAVYHAVQEKRVAELPITLSKQRQYWLVYHKDKYTSPLLSAFIAFCQQWQAGSDPVIATAESNDLTDLT
- a CDS encoding YebG family protein, translating into MAVIVKYVVERNGEEKMTFTSKSEADAYDKMLDMADELFAVLSESKLLEDEAKQEELALFLAQEREKVLVALGAKKAKPTAKKKPAKPEAVQEATDSEAA
- a CDS encoding DNA-3-methyladenine glycosylase I; protein product: MSLREKFEQIYTRAADRKGGEAALESLLSTPLSAEVLATIGDDRWLAAFTQKVFQSGMSWKVVRSKWDGFESVFFGFDIEKLLLVPNEMWERKATDPAIIRHLGKVMTIPDNAYMIHSAAKTHGSFAAMVAAWPSEDIIGLWRYLKSKGKRLGGNTGPYTLRVMGKDTFILSQDVEAYLRSTGIIDGGRDTQRSLAGAQAAFNDWQQESGRPLCQISQIIAFSGGDNRI
- a CDS encoding TDT family transporter, whose translation is MNQVLKERFALMPTPMAGLALAIASLGWCWENAVPLHGLAQSGSAAIAAVMLLGLAVKFVFHPQLLWQDLKHPVVGSVVPTFSMALMVLSSALARYLPHAGWVLWLVAVVLHLVFLACFVFHRLSRFELHHMVPSWFVPPVGIIVADVTFPGGALAPLAQALMVFGLSAYALMLPVMLYRLIFCHEVPDAAKPTIAILAAPASLSLAGYLTVTAQPSVLIVALLASIGLLMTLVIYLAFFRLLRLPFSPAYAAFTFPVVIGATALYKTAHWMSTQPLLADYAHQVQGLALAELLVATVVVSYVIVRYLAHYCAAEISYRRATM